From a region of the Marinomonas mediterranea MMB-1 genome:
- the infA gene encoding translation initiation factor IF-1, with protein sequence MAKEDSIEMEGTIIDTLPNTMFRVELENGHVVTAHISGKMRKNYIRILTGDKVKVELTPYDLSKGRIVYRGR encoded by the coding sequence GTGGCAAAAGAAGACAGCATTGAAATGGAAGGTACTATCATTGATACCTTGCCTAACACTATGTTTCGTGTAGAACTTGAAAACGGTCACGTTGTAACAGCGCATATCTCTGGAAAAATGCGTAAAAACTACATCCGTATCCTTACGGGTGACAAAGTCAAAGTTGAGCTTACTCCTTATGACTTATCTAAAGGCCGTATTGTCTACCGCGGCCGTTAA
- the clpS gene encoding ATP-dependent Clp protease adapter ClpS yields the protein MFVFQQIQLNLEDEDQYGHSSVATAPDDVELSPPSMYQVVLFNDDYTPMDFVVFVLQRFFNMDGEKAEQVMLEVHMKGKGVCGVYPFGIAETKVAQVQQFVQQNEHPLMCDLQKVDG from the coding sequence ATGTTTGTTTTTCAACAAATTCAACTAAATTTAGAAGACGAGGATCAATACGGACACTCGTCAGTCGCTACGGCACCCGATGATGTGGAGTTGTCACCTCCTTCCATGTATCAGGTGGTTTTGTTCAATGATGATTATACGCCAATGGATTTTGTCGTATTTGTCCTACAGCGCTTTTTCAACATGGACGGTGAAAAGGCAGAGCAGGTGATGTTAGAGGTTCATATGAAAGGTAAAGGCGTATGTGGAGTATACCCATTCGGCATCGCTGAAACCAAGGTTGCGCAAGTGCAACAATTTGTGCAACAAAATGAACACCCTTTAATGTGCGACTTACAGAAAGTCGACGGATAG
- the clpA gene encoding ATP-dependent Clp protease ATP-binding subunit ClpA, with protein sequence MLDKELEQTLNTAFKAARDKRHEFMTVEHLLLALITNDAASKVLTACGVRLEVLTRELEEFVNSTTPLIPEDDSEREVQPTLGFQRVLQRAVFHVQSSGKREVTGANVLVAIFSEQESQAVYLLKRHNVARIDVVNYVAHGISKLGDASQTDGSEQDEEDGEESTKAPLQKFATNLNEEAKAGRIDKLIGREQEVERVVQTLSRRRKNNPLLVGESGVGKTAIAEGLAKRIVDNQVPDVISDGVVYSLDLGALLAGTKYRGDFEKRLKHLLGELKKQPNAILFIDEIHTIIGAGAASGGVMDASNLLKPALSSGQLRCIGSTTFQEFRGIFEKDHALARRFQKVDVNEPSVDDTYQILKGIIGSFEEHHAIKYEEAALLAAAELADRYVTDRHMPDKAIDVVDEAGAFQRLQPEGKRKELITVEDIEDIVSKIARVPVKAVNSDDRKVLGNLERNLKMVVFGQDEAIETLSDAIKLSRAGLKADQKPIGSFLMAGPTGVGKTEVTRQLAKQMGLELIRFDMSEYMERHAVSRLIGAPPGYVGFDQGGLLTEAVTKNPHSVVLLDEIEKAHPEVFNLLLQVMDHGTLTDNNGRKADFRNVILVMTSNAGAEELAKRSIGFSTQDNSTDGMEVISRTFTPEFRNRLDAVVQFKQLDEQIIFNVVDKFLVELQAQLDPKGILLEVSDTARGWMAHRGYDRQMGARPMARVIQEQLKKPLADMILFGDLSEGGVLKITLDDEKDELAFEAVAEGKSSTKV encoded by the coding sequence ATGCTAGATAAAGAACTAGAGCAAACCCTGAATACAGCGTTTAAAGCGGCACGCGACAAACGCCATGAATTTATGACCGTGGAGCATTTATTACTCGCTCTTATCACCAATGATGCGGCTTCCAAAGTGTTAACGGCTTGCGGAGTTCGATTAGAAGTATTGACCCGAGAACTGGAAGAATTCGTAAATAGCACAACACCTTTGATCCCTGAAGACGATTCTGAGCGTGAAGTTCAGCCGACTCTAGGTTTCCAAAGAGTGTTGCAGAGGGCCGTTTTCCATGTTCAATCTTCTGGAAAACGAGAAGTAACCGGAGCGAATGTACTGGTTGCTATTTTTAGTGAACAAGAAAGTCAGGCTGTTTATCTACTGAAACGTCATAACGTCGCTCGTATTGACGTGGTGAACTATGTTGCGCATGGTATTTCTAAGCTTGGCGATGCGTCACAAACTGACGGCTCGGAGCAAGATGAGGAAGATGGCGAAGAGTCGACAAAAGCGCCGTTGCAAAAATTTGCTACCAACTTAAATGAAGAAGCAAAAGCGGGGCGTATTGATAAATTAATAGGGCGTGAACAGGAAGTTGAACGTGTGGTTCAAACCTTGTCACGTCGTCGAAAAAATAACCCGTTGCTTGTCGGTGAATCAGGCGTTGGTAAAACGGCCATTGCTGAAGGTTTAGCGAAACGTATTGTTGATAACCAAGTTCCTGACGTGATTTCGGATGGCGTTGTCTATTCACTTGATTTAGGTGCGTTGTTAGCAGGCACGAAATATCGAGGTGATTTTGAAAAACGTCTTAAACACCTGTTGGGGGAACTGAAAAAACAACCCAACGCGATTTTGTTTATTGACGAAATTCATACCATTATTGGTGCTGGTGCCGCTTCTGGTGGTGTGATGGACGCATCTAACCTTCTTAAACCCGCACTGAGCTCTGGTCAATTGCGTTGCATTGGCTCAACCACATTCCAAGAATTTCGTGGAATTTTTGAGAAAGACCACGCGCTTGCTCGACGTTTCCAAAAAGTCGATGTGAATGAACCAAGTGTTGATGATACTTATCAAATATTGAAGGGCATTATCGGGTCATTCGAAGAACACCACGCTATAAAGTACGAAGAAGCGGCGCTTTTGGCTGCAGCAGAGCTTGCTGATCGCTATGTGACGGATCGTCATATGCCTGACAAGGCGATCGACGTTGTAGACGAAGCAGGGGCCTTTCAGCGTCTTCAGCCAGAAGGTAAGCGTAAAGAGCTTATTACCGTTGAAGATATAGAAGATATTGTCTCTAAGATTGCTCGCGTTCCTGTGAAAGCGGTGAATTCAGATGATCGTAAAGTGCTTGGTAACCTTGAGCGCAACCTTAAAATGGTGGTGTTTGGGCAGGATGAAGCTATTGAGACGTTGTCGGATGCGATAAAACTGTCTCGTGCAGGGTTGAAAGCCGATCAGAAACCAATTGGTTCGTTCTTGATGGCTGGACCGACAGGTGTTGGTAAAACCGAGGTGACTCGTCAGCTTGCTAAGCAAATGGGCCTAGAACTGATTCGGTTTGATATGTCCGAGTACATGGAGCGTCATGCCGTATCACGTCTAATTGGTGCTCCGCCAGGTTACGTTGGTTTTGACCAAGGTGGTTTGCTTACTGAGGCTGTGACGAAGAATCCGCATAGTGTCGTGTTGTTGGATGAGATCGAGAAGGCGCATCCTGAAGTCTTTAACTTGTTATTACAGGTTATGGATCACGGAACGCTAACGGACAACAATGGACGCAAAGCAGACTTTAGAAATGTCATTCTCGTTATGACATCCAACGCGGGTGCAGAAGAGTTGGCTAAGCGTTCAATTGGCTTCTCCACTCAGGATAATTCAACCGATGGGATGGAAGTGATCAGTCGTACTTTTACACCTGAATTTAGAAACCGTTTGGATGCAGTTGTTCAATTTAAGCAATTAGATGAGCAGATTATCTTCAATGTTGTCGATAAGTTCCTTGTCGAGTTACAAGCTCAACTTGATCCGAAAGGCATTTTATTGGAAGTGTCGGATACGGCGAGAGGTTGGATGGCTCACAGAGGTTATGATCGTCAGATGGGCGCGCGTCCGATGGCTCGAGTTATTCAAGAGCAACTTAAAAAGCCATTGGCCGATATGATCTTGTTTGGTGATTTATCTGAAGGTGGCGTGCTTAAGATTACATTGGATGACGAGAAAGACGAGCTTGCTTTTGAAGCAGTAGCGGAGGGTAAGTCTAGCACTAAGGTCTGA
- the aat gene encoding leucyl/phenylalanyl-tRNA--protein transferase produces MSHSKKTEKELLLLSENPYDTPNPHLALDEPDGLAAVGGDLSLDRLVHLYQLGFFPWYSDPDPILWWHPPQRCCLYPEEFHTSRSLKKAIRHADWRWSVNGDFDTVIDHCASLRARNEGTWISEDIKSAYTNLNKNNYAFSFEVWLDDELAGGFYGVALGNVFFGESMFSLKPNASKVALKLFSEKCKDWGIKLIDCQVESEHLLSLGACNLPREQFIPTLASFVKTPSKNASLIELSRSKQKYFLDI; encoded by the coding sequence TTGAGTCATTCTAAAAAAACGGAAAAAGAACTGCTCCTTCTAAGTGAAAACCCTTACGACACCCCTAACCCTCATCTTGCTCTAGATGAGCCTGATGGCCTTGCGGCTGTAGGAGGCGACCTTTCATTGGATAGGCTGGTACATTTATATCAGTTAGGTTTTTTCCCTTGGTATAGCGACCCAGACCCCATTCTATGGTGGCATCCGCCGCAGCGGTGCTGCTTATATCCAGAAGAGTTTCATACATCTCGTTCCTTAAAAAAGGCGATTAGGCACGCAGACTGGCGCTGGAGTGTTAACGGAGATTTTGACACGGTCATTGATCATTGTGCCTCATTACGAGCTCGCAACGAAGGCACCTGGATATCAGAAGACATTAAAAGCGCGTATACAAATTTAAACAAAAATAACTACGCATTCTCATTCGAAGTTTGGCTCGACGATGAATTAGCCGGAGGCTTCTATGGCGTCGCCTTGGGCAATGTATTTTTCGGCGAATCTATGTTCTCATTAAAACCGAACGCTTCAAAAGTTGCACTCAAATTATTTTCTGAAAAATGTAAAGATTGGGGAATAAAATTGATTGACTGCCAAGTGGAGTCAGAACACCTCTTATCACTTGGCGCTTGCAACCTTCCTAGAGAGCAATTTATCCCTACATTAGCCTCTTTCGTTAAGACACCCTCTAAGAATGCCTCGTTAATAGAGCTCTCACGATCAAAACAAAAGTATTTCCTAGATATTTAG
- a CDS encoding pseudouridine synthase, with the protein MPEKLIILNKPFHVLSQFTADDGKDTLANYIDDENVYAAGRLDYDSEGLLLLTNNGSLQHLIASPKFKMPKTYWVQVEGEITDDAIGSLCRGVELKDGMTKPAECRKIDQPNIWDRTPAVRYRANIPTSWVALTITEGKNRQVRRMTAAVGFPTLRLIRYSIGPYTVDSLRSGESKIAELTSQLREQVSEFEQKKRATPPNRSRHRSKGQSLPDGKGNTRRHRSAQSARRPR; encoded by the coding sequence ATGCCGGAAAAGCTCATCATTTTAAACAAACCTTTTCATGTGTTAAGCCAATTCACGGCTGACGATGGTAAAGACACATTAGCGAACTACATAGACGACGAAAACGTTTACGCTGCAGGTCGATTAGATTACGACTCCGAGGGATTGCTGCTGCTGACAAACAATGGTTCTCTCCAGCACTTAATCGCATCCCCTAAATTTAAAATGCCCAAGACTTATTGGGTACAAGTTGAGGGAGAGATTACTGACGACGCAATAGGCTCGCTATGCAGAGGTGTTGAACTAAAGGATGGAATGACAAAGCCAGCTGAATGCAGAAAAATAGACCAACCGAATATTTGGGATAGAACGCCTGCCGTTAGATACAGAGCCAACATCCCCACGTCGTGGGTGGCACTTACTATCACAGAAGGGAAAAACCGCCAAGTAAGAAGAATGACTGCCGCGGTCGGTTTCCCTACCCTAAGGCTAATTCGTTACTCAATTGGCCCTTATACAGTAGACTCATTACGCTCAGGTGAATCCAAAATCGCTGAGCTGACATCACAACTTCGTGAACAGGTATCTGAATTTGAGCAAAAAAAACGGGCAACCCCACCTAACCGTAGCCGCCATCGTTCAAAAGGACAATCACTTCCTGATGGTAAAGGAAATACAAGACGGCATAGAAGTGCTCAATCAGCCCGCAGGCCACGTTGA
- the lolA gene encoding outer membrane lipoprotein chaperone LolA has protein sequence MFKKVAVVFCLWSLSCFSSLVLAQETHQALVDLLEKNRNVEGEFRQITYTEEGKELQNSEGVFLLAQPNRFVWDSISPFPQRIVSNGETVTIWDVDLEQATQRPLAKTVGNSPAALLSQPAVDVLPHYKVLTLAGNKYRLIPKDEDDLFQTLTLSFKGDLISAMSLKDALGQTTVIEFTNLEHHEGVSAENFKIDLPENVDLIVEQ, from the coding sequence ATGTTTAAGAAAGTTGCGGTAGTTTTTTGCCTTTGGTCGTTGTCTTGCTTTTCATCACTGGTATTAGCGCAAGAGACTCATCAGGCGTTAGTTGATTTGTTAGAAAAGAATCGCAATGTTGAAGGTGAGTTTCGTCAGATTACCTATACAGAAGAGGGTAAAGAGCTTCAAAATAGCGAAGGCGTGTTCTTGCTTGCACAGCCCAACCGCTTCGTTTGGGATAGTATTTCTCCCTTCCCGCAGCGTATCGTTTCGAATGGTGAAACTGTTACGATTTGGGATGTTGATTTGGAACAAGCAACGCAAAGGCCATTGGCAAAGACAGTCGGTAATTCGCCAGCCGCACTATTAAGTCAGCCGGCTGTTGATGTGTTGCCGCACTATAAGGTGTTGACGCTCGCCGGTAATAAATATCGTTTGATACCAAAAGATGAAGACGATCTATTTCAAACCCTGACTTTGTCTTTTAAAGGTGACCTCATTTCCGCGATGAGTTTGAAAGATGCGCTAGGACAAACCACAGTTATAGAATTTACGAACTTAGAGCATCACGAAGGCGTATCCGCCGAGAATTTCAAAATAGATTTGCCTGAAAACGTTGATCTGATTGTCGAGCAATAA
- a CDS encoding DNA translocase FtsK, with translation MSESRSESVRSPIWGTFSKQAAFIFALVVFAFFAFATYTYNPNDPGWFYSGADGVTRNSMGPVGALVADLSSAFFGSLFYSLPPLFLLVAFIIWRNPHQLLPLNNALLTTIGSVTYLSFGSSLCFLHTVGSDELQYGAGGILGSALGAALYHVIGYDGATLVSLALFLLAVTLVCQVYWLTVIERVGEVVLSLVARLSSKVSNLQEKRDQKRAEKEHVEKIEQDSSSGAVSDDVNELENELDVPAIERKRSRKIKLGANAKTTVVEPLDKGLDPAANESEQELEKAEKHSRFSIGKLFSKKDKRTSVTNESKEPNVDSLDFDSLDFDVDRIPDNDIELSNDLDAKGSLYAEGSLYADGAVDAKDTLYVEESRVETKEQHDLSDPKAALESLDIPAKSNAQSKRVQPMSEPRSEPLSEPDKRSVQHVKPAKQSDIDTNNPQETLESDLPWDSDNELSQDVTESKNLKEGHHRPAVRTLSEAKQLTNIEGPVSTSALTEKKEHKIYSLPDRAVLTKPTPKKGGYTEEQLLDLSELLEQRLADFGVKAEVVEVNPGPVITRFEIQPAPGVKVSRITNLAKDLARSLSVLSVRVVEVIAGKSTIGIEIPNQIRDTVFFSEVINTDIYDNATSPLTLSLGHDISGEAVVVDLAKMPHLLVAGTTGSGKSVGVNAMILSMLLKSTPDDVRMIMVDPKMLELSIYEGIPHLLTPVITDMKDAANGLRWSVDEMERRYKLMSKMGVRNIAGYNKKVQDAIDAGTPIEDPLWQPEEAMFSQDGVARTVPHLEPLPYIVIVVDEFADMMMIVGKKVEELIARIAQKARAAGIHLILATQRPSVDVITGLIKANIPTRMAFQVSSKIDSRTILDQGGADQLLGQGDMLYLPAGLPTPIRVHGAFVSDDEVHAVVEEWKARGEPEYINGVVANPEDLMGGDSSEDKDELYDQAVQIVIETRKASISSIQRRLKIGYNRAANLVEAMEAAGLVGPMGTNGQREVLIPE, from the coding sequence TTGTCAGAAAGTCGGAGTGAGTCGGTACGATCACCCATTTGGGGCACGTTTTCAAAGCAAGCTGCATTTATCTTTGCACTTGTTGTTTTTGCATTTTTTGCGTTCGCAACGTACACCTATAACCCAAATGATCCTGGGTGGTTTTACTCGGGAGCTGATGGGGTAACTCGAAACTCGATGGGGCCGGTTGGCGCATTGGTTGCGGATTTAAGTTCGGCGTTTTTTGGATCATTATTTTATTCTCTGCCTCCCCTGTTTTTACTGGTCGCTTTTATTATATGGCGTAACCCACATCAACTCCTTCCGTTGAATAACGCATTGTTGACCACGATCGGCAGTGTTACGTATCTCTCATTTGGCTCTAGTTTATGCTTTCTACATACCGTCGGCTCAGATGAACTGCAATATGGCGCGGGTGGCATCTTGGGAAGTGCGTTAGGGGCAGCGTTGTATCATGTTATTGGATACGATGGGGCGACATTGGTTAGTTTGGCGCTCTTTCTTCTCGCGGTGACACTGGTGTGTCAGGTGTATTGGCTAACCGTAATAGAGCGAGTAGGTGAAGTCGTCTTATCTTTGGTCGCGCGTCTTTCAAGCAAGGTGTCCAACCTTCAGGAAAAACGAGATCAGAAGAGAGCTGAGAAAGAGCACGTAGAAAAAATAGAACAAGACTCTTCTTCTGGCGCAGTCTCTGACGATGTTAATGAGTTAGAGAATGAATTGGATGTTCCAGCAATTGAGCGAAAGCGCTCGAGAAAAATCAAACTCGGCGCTAATGCTAAAACCACGGTAGTTGAACCTTTGGATAAAGGTCTTGATCCAGCTGCAAATGAAAGCGAGCAAGAGTTGGAAAAGGCAGAAAAGCACTCTCGTTTCTCAATTGGCAAACTGTTTAGTAAAAAAGACAAACGAACCTCGGTTACTAACGAATCTAAAGAGCCTAATGTCGACAGCTTAGACTTCGATAGCCTAGATTTTGATGTTGATCGCATTCCTGATAACGACATTGAGCTAAGCAATGATCTGGATGCTAAAGGTTCTCTCTATGCAGAAGGCTCTCTCTATGCTGACGGCGCAGTAGATGCAAAAGACACTCTCTATGTCGAAGAAAGTCGCGTCGAGACTAAAGAGCAGCATGATTTATCTGATCCAAAAGCGGCGCTAGAATCTCTTGATATTCCTGCAAAGTCAAACGCGCAATCTAAGCGTGTACAACCCATGTCAGAACCTCGTTCAGAACCTCTGTCAGAACCGGATAAACGTTCAGTCCAACACGTTAAGCCTGCAAAACAATCGGATATTGATACTAATAACCCACAGGAAACGCTCGAATCTGATTTGCCTTGGGACTCAGACAACGAATTATCGCAAGACGTGACGGAATCGAAAAACCTAAAAGAGGGGCATCATCGCCCTGCTGTAAGAACGTTATCAGAAGCAAAACAGTTAACGAATATCGAAGGGCCTGTATCAACGTCAGCGCTGACGGAGAAAAAAGAGCATAAGATCTATTCTCTTCCTGATCGTGCCGTATTAACAAAGCCAACGCCTAAAAAGGGCGGTTATACCGAAGAGCAGCTTTTAGATTTGTCGGAGTTGCTTGAGCAACGTTTAGCCGATTTTGGTGTAAAGGCTGAAGTGGTTGAAGTCAACCCAGGCCCTGTGATCACTCGATTTGAAATCCAGCCTGCTCCAGGTGTAAAGGTCTCTCGAATCACGAATCTTGCCAAAGATTTAGCGCGCTCTCTGAGTGTTTTAAGCGTACGTGTGGTCGAAGTCATTGCTGGAAAATCCACTATTGGTATCGAAATTCCGAATCAAATTCGTGATACGGTTTTTTTCTCAGAAGTGATAAACACGGACATTTACGACAATGCAACGTCGCCACTTACCCTATCATTAGGTCATGATATTTCTGGTGAAGCCGTCGTCGTTGATTTGGCGAAAATGCCACATTTACTTGTTGCCGGTACAACGGGCTCGGGTAAATCGGTCGGTGTTAACGCCATGATCTTGAGTATGCTATTGAAATCGACGCCTGATGACGTTCGCATGATCATGGTAGACCCAAAAATGTTGGAGCTTTCTATATACGAAGGCATTCCACATCTGTTAACTCCTGTTATTACCGATATGAAAGACGCTGCGAATGGCTTGCGTTGGTCTGTTGATGAAATGGAGCGCCGTTATAAACTGATGTCTAAAATGGGTGTGCGTAATATTGCAGGCTATAACAAAAAAGTTCAAGACGCGATCGATGCCGGTACGCCCATCGAAGATCCATTGTGGCAGCCCGAAGAGGCCATGTTCTCTCAAGACGGTGTCGCAAGAACCGTCCCACATTTAGAGCCGTTGCCCTACATTGTAATAGTGGTCGATGAATTTGCCGATATGATGATGATCGTCGGCAAAAAAGTAGAAGAACTGATTGCTAGGATTGCTCAAAAAGCCCGTGCTGCAGGGATTCACTTGATTCTTGCGACCCAACGACCTTCTGTGGATGTAATTACAGGTCTGATTAAAGCGAATATTCCGACGCGGATGGCGTTTCAGGTGTCCTCTAAAATTGACTCTAGAACCATTCTTGATCAAGGGGGAGCAGATCAATTATTGGGGCAGGGTGATATGCTTTATCTTCCTGCCGGATTGCCGACTCCGATTCGTGTACATGGTGCTTTTGTTTCAGATGATGAAGTGCATGCAGTGGTAGAGGAGTGGAAGGCTCGCGGTGAACCTGAATACATCAACGGTGTTGTTGCTAACCCTGAAGATTTGATGGGAGGCGATTCTAGTGAAGATAAAGATGAACTTTATGATCAGGCCGTTCAAATTGTAATAGAAACACGCAAAGCGTCTATATCATCGATACAACGACGTTTGAAAATTGGCTATAACCGAGCGGCAAACCTAGTTGAAGCGATGGAAGCTGCTGGATTGGTTGGGCCTATGGGAACCAATGGACAACGAGAAGTTCTAATTCCTGAATGA
- a CDS encoding porin: MKAIKLASVFAVSAVAAAVSTTTFAAEPVFSGEAGIEYTSYASDAKKGDSLDGTDVGEVEFSVDTGVVYAEVEIATSGADEGTTIGMEKLYVKQGDVKFGRFDGTVATKAFMGMDEIGFSGVDLNTDQGTKGDTDNTGVRYSVTPELTVSLEATEAAGKEDSQIGFAAAYVADMGDFEVGVSAGSIDDATAVNLGAKTSMDAVTLAVNYGMGDRGVKGIEEASEYGFSVAFAASDALTLTLQYANQTTNAGTAGAKDKETDGTYFVAEYVSGDLTYSFENYNGDIGTEKNVLGVTASF, translated from the coding sequence ATGAAAGCGATTAAACTTGCTTCTGTATTTGCGGTATCTGCCGTAGCAGCTGCTGTTTCTACTACTACTTTTGCTGCTGAGCCAGTATTTTCTGGTGAAGCTGGCATTGAATACACTTCTTACGCAAGCGATGCGAAGAAAGGTGATAGCCTAGACGGTACTGATGTTGGTGAGGTTGAGTTCTCAGTTGACACTGGTGTTGTTTACGCTGAAGTTGAAATTGCTACATCTGGTGCTGACGAAGGCACTACAATTGGCATGGAAAAACTTTACGTTAAGCAAGGCGACGTTAAATTCGGTCGTTTCGACGGCACTGTCGCTACGAAAGCATTCATGGGCATGGATGAAATCGGCTTCTCTGGTGTTGATCTAAACACTGACCAAGGTACTAAAGGCGACACAGACAACACAGGCGTTCGTTACTCAGTGACGCCTGAATTGACTGTATCTCTTGAAGCTACTGAGGCTGCAGGCAAAGAAGATTCTCAAATCGGTTTTGCAGCTGCATACGTAGCTGACATGGGTGATTTCGAAGTAGGTGTGTCTGCAGGTTCTATCGACGACGCAACAGCTGTTAACTTAGGTGCGAAAACTTCTATGGATGCCGTTACTTTAGCGGTTAACTATGGCATGGGTGATCGTGGTGTTAAAGGTATAGAAGAAGCTTCGGAATATGGTTTCTCTGTGGCGTTTGCCGCTTCTGATGCATTAACCTTAACGTTACAGTATGCGAATCAAACTACAAATGCTGGTACAGCAGGCGCTAAAGACAAAGAGACTGATGGTACTTACTTCGTTGCTGAATACGTTTCGGGTGATCTAACTTATTCATTCGAAAACTACAACGGTGACATCGGTACAGAGAAAAACGTTCTTGGTGTAACTGCTTCTTTCTAA
- a CDS encoding cold shock domain-containing protein gives MHRGSVKWFNNAKGYGFIVSDSFDEDLFIHYSAINVEGYKTLKAGQSVTFDVSPGKRGLHAVDITPVDQATPEEAVENKETQPA, from the coding sequence ATGCACCGTGGATCTGTTAAATGGTTTAATAATGCTAAAGGATATGGCTTTATCGTATCAGACAGCTTTGATGAGGATTTGTTCATTCATTATTCAGCAATAAATGTGGAAGGCTACAAAACACTTAAAGCTGGTCAATCCGTCACATTTGACGTAAGCCCAGGCAAGAGAGGACTCCATGCCGTCGATATAACCCCAGTCGATCAGGCAACCCCTGAAGAAGCTGTCGAGAACAAAGAAACACAGCCAGCCTGA
- a CDS encoding NUDIX domain-containing protein, giving the protein MVKEIQDGIEVLNQPAGHVENNESLTSAVIRETLEESGWLVEPKGVLGFYTLTPHPEADTYHRICIVCDAIEQTSKELDLDIIESMWVHENEIEKHALRSPLVKKCIDDFLSSQKRNASLIPLNVICNDYL; this is encoded by the coding sequence ATGGTAAAGGAAATACAAGACGGCATAGAAGTGCTCAATCAGCCCGCAGGCCACGTTGAAAATAACGAAAGCCTCACGAGCGCAGTCATTAGAGAGACATTAGAAGAATCAGGCTGGCTGGTCGAGCCTAAAGGCGTTCTCGGCTTCTATACATTGACCCCCCATCCAGAAGCAGATACCTACCACCGAATTTGCATTGTGTGTGATGCCATAGAGCAAACATCAAAAGAGCTGGATCTCGATATAATTGAAAGCATGTGGGTTCATGAGAATGAGATCGAAAAACACGCTCTAAGAAGCCCATTGGTGAAAAAGTGCATAGACGATTTTCTGTCATCACAAAAGCGGAATGCGTCACTAATTCCGCTTAACGTAATTTGTAATGACTATTTATAG